From one Triticum urartu cultivar G1812 chromosome 3, Tu2.1, whole genome shotgun sequence genomic stretch:
- the LOC125545948 gene encoding UV-stimulated scaffold protein A homolog: MPRSSGRPPSSEQGPSASPSTPAADSSVAALIDRATSTTAPSVDPALLRAIKSSARASDGAVRDAFRLLLSLMAKPHSHVRLLAFSIVDELFMRSKLFRTLLADTLDGFVPLAVGFRTNEQLPPPAASAATLRKAAIQALERWHHLFGVHYRQLRLAVDYLKSSARIQFPGLRAAVEARAAREARTQEILTAKVEQLRSTIESIKAEIRSTIQEIGNGLDIIRAEYEKFERYADDDDEEEEIASMAMRSIRTASLMAGQWVPETQENEAVFDALREAYRLLVSKHFSTIQDWISVLVRVNLADNRFRDSALKEFIDVKNEIRAVRGQCNELGLDLDNVRRKKDVQEEDEEDWVEGKIEVPSPPRVVSTLDVAGSSKDNRKGKSMVKGGSGDVPNDGNRSQEMDPERKRLLAEAPLVSWSSVLDRWGSNMDAHVNQRGLELESHWGRMDNDAVIPAAKIAELNVHHSVYKEEPVEILPCHAPLKKGGLCQRRDLKICPFHGPIIPRDARGNPIGRIDGSSDAGGDLLEQKVDIREAGGNPITKTNGGSDSESTLEGQEPSTSKMRNINNDTTDIDGAHDLSKMTMDQLAMQAVKNVRKRDMDDKARERAQRARIRQHNEDVLRQSAIASTPHSAAAYDQPSGTLGQRGRRRGKTKEPTLSSMLKKKVTAKDRIAGRLLNGRARDATIREASNTEDMTYREAFPNQWQ, translated from the exons ATGCCGCGTTCTTCCGGCCGGCCGCCGTCGTCGGAGCAGGGCCCGAGCGCCTCCCCCTCCACACCGGCAGCGGATTCCTCCGTCGCTGCCCTCATCGACCGCGCCACCTCCACCACGGCCCCCTCCGTCGACCCCGCGCTCCTCCGCGCCATCAAGTCCTCGGCGCGCGCCTCCGATGGCGCCGTCCGCgacgccttccgcctcctcctctccctcaTGGCCAAGCCCCACTCCCAC GTGCGGCTCCTGGCCTTCAGCATCGTCGACGAGCTCTTCATGCGCTCCAAGCTCTTCCGCACCCTCCTCGCGGACACGCTCGACGGGTTCGTCCCGCTGGCCGTCGGCTTCCGCACCAACGAGCAGctcccgccgcccgccgcctccgccgccacgCTCCGGAAGGCCGCCATCCAGGCGCTCGAGCGCTGGCACCACCTCTTCGGCGTGCACTACCGCCAGCTCCGTCTCGCTGTCGACTACCTCAAGTCGTCCGCGCGCATCCAGTTCCCCGGTCTCCGCGCGGCCGTCGAGGCCCGTGCCGCGCGGGAGGCACGCACGCAGGAGATCTTGACTGCCAAGGTCGAACAGTTGCGGTCCACGATTGAATCCATAAAGGCTGAAATCCGGTCCACCATCCAAGAGATCGGCAACGGGCTGGACATCATCCGGGCTGAGTATGAGAAATTCGAGCGTTATGCAGacgatgatgacgaggaggaggagattGCTTCGATGGCGATGCGGAGTATCAGGACAGCGTCGTTGATGGCCGGGCAGTGGGTGCCTGAAACTCAGGAAAATGAGGCAGTTTTCGATGCATTGAGGGAGGCGTACCGGCTCCTTGTATCGAAGCATTTCAGCACCATTCAGGATTGGATATCTGTGCTTGTCAGGGTCAATCTTGCAGATAATCGATTCAGAGATTCTGCCCTCAAGGAATTCATCGATGTTAAGAATGAAATACGCGCTGTAAGAGGCCAGTGCAATGAGCTTGGTCTCGATCTTGATAATGTTCGTAGGAAGAAGGATGTTcaggaggaagacgaagaagattGGGTGGAGGGAAAGATTGAAGTTCCTAGTCCTCCTAGAGTTGTGAGCACTCTAGATGTTGCAGGTTCCAGCAAGGACAATAGGAAGGGAAAGAGCATGGTGAAAGGAGGCAGTGGTGACGTGCCAAATGACGGTAATAGATCTCAGGAGATGGATCCAGAGAGAAAAAGGCTCCTTGCCGAAGCCCCTTTGGTATCATGGAGCTCTGTCTTGGACCGGTGGGGTTCAAATATGGATGCACATGTAAACCAGAGGGGGCTTGAGCTCGAGAGCCATTGGGGTAGGATGGATAATGATGCTGTTATACCTGCAGCAAAGATTGCAGAGTTAAATGTTCACCATTCTGTTTATAAAGAAGAGCCAGTTGAGATCCTACCATGTCATGCACCTCTGAAGAAAGGAGGTCTTTGCCAGAGAAGGGATCTCAAGATATGCCCTTTTCATGGGCCCATCATCCCACGTGATGCAAGAGGAAATCCAATTGGCAGAATTGATGGCAGTTCTGATGCGGGAGGCGATCTGCTTGAGCAGAAAGTAGACATTCGTGAGGCAGGAGGAAATCCGATTACTAAGACAAATGGAGGCAGTGATAGTGAAAGTACACTGGAGGGTCAGGAGCCCTCTACTTCAAAGATGAGAAACATAAATAATGATACCACCGACATCGATGGAGCACATGATCTGAGTAAAATGACAATGGACCAGCTGGCGATGCAAGCAGTTAAGAATGTTCGGAAAAGGGATATGGACGACAAAGCACGCGAAAGAGCCCAGCGTGCGAGAATCCGCCAGCACAATGAAGATGTTCTGCGGCAATCGGCTATTGCTTCAACGCCCCACTCAGCGGCAGCATATGACCAGCCCTCTGGAACATTGGGCCAACGTGGTCGACGTCGAGGTAAGACGAAGGAACCTACACTATCATCAATGCTGAAGAAGAAAGTTACTGCAAAAGATAGGATTGCAGGGAGGCTTCTAAATGGTCGTGCTAGGGATGCAACAATAAGAGAAGCTTCTAATACTGAGGATATGACCTACAGGGAAGCATTCCCAAATCAGTGGCAGTGA